The following are from one region of the Paenibacillus sp. JZ16 genome:
- a CDS encoding TraB/GumN family protein, whose amino-acid sequence MKNWKRMILSLTISVGLLASAVPAMAAPQQPAVKVDNEVVKYSLGTPVIDKGTTLVPLRTTLQAMDVKLTDAADDTIHVVVDGKTITLKSKLKQINGVTYAPIRVVGDAAGYKVSWDAKTRTVVLVSKETEVAQTGGRGFMWEVESNGNTVYLVGSMHIADDSFYPLRPEFEEAFAEADYLGVEVDVSKAADEAQQQLIMDMGMYKDGTTLKDHVTSETYAKLGKILTESGMQPNALDAFKPWVAESTISSLKAVKAGYEAAAGIDLYFVQKAIERKIPVIELESYELQLGMFNGFSKELQEKNLNIVLDNFDVLDGSVEQLGEMWKTGNDEELLEFTNSMAVDEEYNKAMLIDRNIGMAEKIDGYLKNGKNEEYFIVVGAAHYLGEHGIVKLLQDKGYTVVRK is encoded by the coding sequence TTAAATACTCGCTTGGCACACCGGTTATAGATAAGGGCACAACGCTCGTCCCGCTCAGAACAACGCTCCAGGCGATGGATGTGAAACTGACGGATGCTGCAGATGACACGATCCATGTGGTTGTGGACGGCAAAACCATTACGCTGAAAAGCAAACTGAAACAAATCAATGGCGTAACGTATGCGCCAATTCGGGTTGTTGGGGACGCTGCGGGTTATAAGGTTAGCTGGGATGCGAAAACTCGCACCGTTGTGCTGGTTTCCAAAGAAACGGAGGTCGCTCAAACAGGTGGCCGCGGCTTCATGTGGGAAGTGGAGAGCAACGGGAATACCGTTTATCTGGTAGGCTCTATGCACATCGCGGATGACAGCTTCTACCCGCTGCGTCCGGAGTTTGAGGAAGCCTTTGCCGAAGCGGACTATCTCGGTGTCGAGGTTGATGTCAGCAAAGCAGCTGACGAAGCTCAGCAGCAGCTGATCATGGATATGGGGATGTATAAAGATGGAACAACACTCAAGGATCATGTGACCAGCGAGACGTACGCCAAACTCGGCAAAATCCTGACGGAGAGCGGCATGCAGCCGAATGCCTTAGATGCATTCAAGCCTTGGGTAGCGGAATCCACGATCAGCAGCTTGAAAGCAGTGAAGGCTGGATACGAAGCGGCTGCAGGAATCGATCTGTATTTCGTCCAGAAAGCGATCGAGCGCAAAATTCCGGTGATCGAGCTGGAATCCTACGAATTGCAGCTGGGCATGTTCAATGGCTTCTCTAAAGAGTTGCAGGAGAAGAATCTCAACATCGTCTTGGACAATTTCGATGTACTGGATGGCAGTGTCGAGCAATTAGGTGAAATGTGGAAGACGGGCAATGATGAGGAACTGCTGGAGTTCACCAACAGCATGGCCGTTGACGAGGAATACAATAAAGCGATGCTGATTGACCGAAACATCGGCATGGCCGAGAAAATCGACGGATACCTGAAAAACGGCAAAAATGAAGAGTACTTCATCGTGGTTGGCGCAGCCCACTATCTGGGTGAGCATGGCATCGTGAAGCTGCTGCAGGATAAAGGCTATACTGTCGTTCGCAAATAG
- a CDS encoding LacI family DNA-binding transcriptional regulator, with protein sequence MKVSIFDVAKKSGLSVVTVSRVLNGAESVREKNRLKVLEAIKELDYRPNAAARSLARGKTGIVGLIVTTLQDSFFDAVVKELNEVLALHGYFLAISVSTGIGSDEAHYLIQEDRVDGLILLSPLEEDNYIVEMKRRNIPYVLIDNQKPDNDAYSVTIDNYKGGYTATKHLLDLGHTSIAHISGQDMFRSTRERRSGFLQALEEKRLAPFEMITGDFEIDFGYDVCRKWLREGRLPTAVFAGDDNIALGVLNALLEEGIRVPEQVAIVGYDDQYISSKLRPHLTTVRQPADRIGLAAADMLLKRMDGTMERGGNVRIDPELIVRDSTVRPVQDTPE encoded by the coding sequence ATGAAGGTTAGTATATTTGACGTAGCAAAAAAATCAGGACTGTCCGTCGTGACCGTTTCACGTGTCTTAAATGGTGCTGAATCCGTTCGAGAGAAGAACAGACTAAAGGTTCTGGAAGCCATCAAGGAGCTTGATTACCGTCCCAATGCCGCTGCCCGGAGTTTAGCACGGGGTAAGACAGGAATCGTTGGGTTGATCGTAACTACCCTTCAGGACTCTTTCTTCGACGCTGTGGTCAAGGAGCTGAATGAGGTGCTGGCACTGCACGGTTATTTCCTGGCCATTTCGGTCTCTACGGGTATAGGCTCCGACGAGGCCCATTATCTGATTCAGGAAGACCGCGTGGACGGACTGATTCTGCTCTCGCCGCTAGAAGAAGACAACTATATCGTGGAAATGAAACGCCGAAATATCCCTTATGTCCTGATAGACAACCAGAAGCCGGATAATGACGCTTATTCCGTCACCATAGACAACTACAAAGGCGGCTATACCGCAACGAAGCACCTGCTCGATCTCGGCCATACCTCCATTGCGCATATCAGCGGGCAGGATATGTTCCGCAGCACGAGGGAACGTCGCAGCGGCTTTCTGCAGGCGCTTGAGGAAAAGCGCCTGGCGCCGTTCGAAATGATTACGGGCGATTTCGAAATCGACTTTGGCTACGATGTCTGTCGCAAATGGCTGCGGGAAGGACGACTTCCTACCGCCGTATTCGCAGGCGATGACAATATCGCGCTCGGGGTCCTGAACGCTCTTTTGGAAGAAGGCATCCGGGTTCCGGAACAGGTAGCCATTGTCGGCTATGACGATCAGTATATCTCATCCAAGCTGCGCCCCCATTTGACAACGGTCCGGCAGCCTGCTGACCGGATTGGGCTTGCCGCAGCGGATATGCTGCTGAAGCGCATGGATGGAACGATGGAACGCGGGGGCAATGTTCGAATTGACCCTGAGCTCATCGTGAGAGACTCTACGGTTAGACCTGTGCAAGACACGCCTGAATAA
- a CDS encoding cytochrome ubiquinol oxidase subunit I produces MVIDTVLWSKWLTGLTLAFHVIFATVGVGVPLMIAIAEFVGIRKKDPHYMLMAKRWTRGFVISVAVGVVTGTAISLLLALVWPNFMQVAGNVIALPLFMEVFAFFFEAIFLGIYMYTWDRFRNPYAHWLLTIPIVAGAGMSAIFITTVNGFMNQPGGFVMEAGHFTAVNPLQAMMNTATPSKVFHVLTSAYLTGAALLAGIAAYVILRKGASAYYKKALKLMMGVVLVFSVLTTLAGDMSAKFLAEHQPEKLAAAEWHFETESGADLILLGWLNAEQKVMGAIHIPKALSFLAFGDFDAEVKGLEEFPLDERPPLLVHYLFDFMAGIGFVLLAVAFLYFLFLFWKRRNELNKWLLRVIVFSAPLAFLGVEMGWFYAELGRQPWIIRGYMRVEEAATTSPNVRILFFLFLLLYIVLGTMCVFVLRRLFRNKPAEAELDEIVKEKHSTGKGEPV; encoded by the coding sequence GTGGTTATAGATACGGTGCTGTGGAGCAAATGGCTGACGGGGCTAACCTTGGCGTTTCATGTCATTTTTGCCACGGTCGGCGTCGGTGTTCCGTTAATGATTGCCATTGCGGAGTTCGTTGGTATACGTAAGAAGGATCCTCATTACATGCTCATGGCCAAAAGGTGGACACGAGGATTCGTGATTTCGGTGGCGGTTGGTGTAGTGACTGGAACAGCGATTTCCCTGCTGCTTGCGCTTGTATGGCCGAACTTTATGCAAGTGGCGGGGAATGTCATCGCGCTTCCGTTATTTATGGAGGTTTTTGCATTCTTTTTTGAAGCCATATTCCTGGGGATTTATATGTACACCTGGGATCGGTTCCGCAATCCGTATGCGCATTGGCTGCTGACGATTCCGATTGTTGCCGGGGCAGGCATGTCCGCAATTTTTATTACGACGGTGAACGGATTCATGAATCAGCCTGGAGGCTTTGTCATGGAGGCAGGCCACTTTACGGCGGTTAACCCGCTGCAAGCGATGATGAATACGGCGACGCCTTCAAAAGTATTCCATGTACTAACCTCGGCCTATTTAACGGGCGCTGCCCTGCTGGCGGGTATCGCAGCCTACGTTATTCTGAGAAAAGGGGCCTCGGCATATTACAAAAAAGCATTGAAACTTATGATGGGGGTTGTTCTGGTGTTCAGCGTGCTGACAACCTTAGCCGGGGATATGTCGGCCAAGTTTCTGGCAGAACATCAGCCGGAGAAGCTGGCCGCCGCAGAATGGCATTTTGAAACGGAAAGCGGTGCAGATCTGATATTATTGGGCTGGCTTAATGCGGAGCAGAAGGTCATGGGAGCCATTCATATTCCGAAAGCGCTCAGCTTCCTGGCCTTTGGAGACTTTGATGCCGAGGTAAAAGGGCTGGAGGAGTTTCCGCTGGATGAAAGACCGCCGCTGCTTGTCCACTATTTGTTTGATTTCATGGCCGGGATCGGTTTTGTTCTGTTGGCCGTTGCGTTCCTGTATTTCCTGTTTTTGTTCTGGAAGAGACGCAATGAGCTCAACAAGTGGCTGCTTCGGGTCATTGTTTTTAGTGCACCCCTTGCATTTTTGGGCGTTGAAATGGGCTGGTTCTATGCGGAGCTCGGGCGGCAGCCGTGGATAATCCGCGGATATATGCGCGTAGAGGAGGCAGCTACGACTTCACCGAATGTGAGAATTCTCTTTTTCCTCTTCCTGCTGCTGTATATTGTGCTGGGGACCATGTGTGTCTTTGTACTGAGACGGTTGTTCCGTAATAAACCGGCGGAAGCCGAGCTGGACGAGATTGTGAAAGAGAAACACTCCACGGGAAAGGGTGAGCCGGTATGA
- a CDS encoding cytochrome d ubiquinol oxidase subunit II — MIDYELIGISVLWLFLYGYLIIASIDFGAGFFAFYARLTKQDHLINRLISRYLSPVWEITNVFFVFFFIGIVGFFPDTAYYYGSALLIPGSIAIILLAIRGSFYAFENYGSKENIVYLFLYGATGLLIPASLSVALTLSEGGFIVDRGGAVSLEYWTLITSPLSWSIVALAIVSVLFISGSFLAFYASRADDQPALKLVRTYALFWSTPTIIAALTAFIFLSQHNERHFQNMMDLWWLLALSVGFFMAAIWLLYKGRRYGLAFICVMLQFFCAFFAYGIGQYPYILDPYITIQSGATHESMGAALVAAFIGGLCLLIPSLILVFKLFLFDADYVKGKK, encoded by the coding sequence ATGATCGATTACGAGTTGATAGGCATCTCCGTCCTTTGGCTGTTTTTATACGGCTATTTAATTATAGCCTCCATTGATTTCGGCGCTGGTTTTTTTGCCTTCTATGCCCGTTTGACGAAGCAGGACCACCTGATCAATCGATTGATATCCCGTTATTTATCGCCGGTCTGGGAAATTACCAATGTGTTTTTTGTCTTTTTCTTTATCGGCATCGTCGGGTTTTTCCCGGACACGGCCTATTATTATGGCTCTGCGCTGCTTATACCGGGAAGCATCGCCATTATTCTGCTGGCAATCCGCGGCTCCTTTTATGCGTTTGAAAATTACGGCTCCAAAGAAAACATCGTGTATCTGTTTTTATACGGGGCCACAGGTTTGCTGATTCCGGCTTCCTTGTCGGTCGCATTAACGCTATCCGAAGGCGGTTTTATTGTGGATAGAGGCGGGGCTGTTTCTTTGGAATATTGGACGCTCATAACCAGTCCGTTGTCGTGGAGCATCGTTGCATTGGCCATCGTATCGGTGCTGTTCATAAGCGGATCGTTCCTGGCCTTTTACGCCTCACGGGCGGACGATCAGCCAGCGCTAAAGCTGGTGCGCACATATGCCCTGTTTTGGAGTACGCCAACCATTATTGCCGCGCTCACGGCATTTATTTTCCTCAGTCAGCATAATGAGCGGCATTTTCAAAACATGATGGATTTATGGTGGCTGCTGGCGCTTTCCGTCGGTTTTTTCATGGCAGCCATATGGCTGCTGTACAAAGGACGCCGCTACGGACTGGCTTTTATTTGTGTCATGCTGCAATTCTTCTGTGCATTTTTTGCATACGGCATCGGGCAGTATCCTTATATTCTGGATCCGTACATTACCATTCAGAGCGGGGCCACGCATGAGTCGATGGGCGCTGCGCTTGTGGCAGCCTTTATCGGCGGCCTATGCCTGCTGATTCCGTCCCTTATACTAGTCTTCAAGCTCTTTCTGTTTGATGCGGATTATGTAAAAGGCAAAAAATAA
- the cydD gene encoding thiol reductant ABC exporter subunit CydD, producing the protein MKGKTSLLSQQMSAQRKRLILLGFMSLALGAAMTGQAALLAEAVQRIFVQRASFSSVAAILGALLAVMAARTLLSYGNGIIGLHMAASAKTEMRAAVLQKLANASVASTLRGQTGGKVSVALDAVDEADSYFSQYMPRMIEAAIIPVLILVIVFTEHMNSGLIMLVTAPFIPLFMVLVGLKTKNKSEEKFAQLAEFSGTFLDSLQGLVSLKLFGRTNHQQQEIERSSLGYRDATMGILRIAFTNTFMLESIVMLSIGVVALELALQLLVFKSLSFHTAFLILLLVPEFYSLLKNTGTAFHSGRTSMGAVRKVEEMLTETREAGAVTDRKEEAGKKDKTHQVDPMDMTDKSGTADLGLIRMPPTIELRDVRFRYGTDSFELAAGSMSFGPGEQIAIVGKSGSGKTTLLHLIAGLLAPTSGEVLVNGRPLAHYDEASWFEHVSYITQHPYIFAGTFADNIAIGAGRDVTREEVVQAAEAAGLAAVAAALEQGYDTFVGEGGRGLSGGEKQRLALARAFLKRPSVILFDEPTVGLDLHTERVLQRSIAELASKATMITVAHRLYTIRHADRILFMDNGALLDSGRHDELLARLPQYADLVDAQRKGGLA; encoded by the coding sequence TTGAAGGGGAAAACCAGTCTGCTGTCCCAGCAAATGTCTGCACAAAGGAAACGGTTGATACTCTTGGGGTTCATGTCGCTTGCGCTCGGTGCTGCCATGACAGGCCAGGCCGCACTGCTCGCCGAAGCGGTTCAGCGGATTTTTGTGCAGCGGGCTTCCTTTTCGTCGGTAGCTGCCATACTTGGCGCATTGCTGGCCGTGATGGCTGCGCGGACGCTGCTGTCTTATGGAAACGGGATCATCGGCTTGCACATGGCTGCCAGCGCTAAGACGGAGATGCGAGCAGCGGTGCTGCAAAAGCTGGCTAACGCTTCCGTAGCTTCAACGCTTCGTGGACAAACGGGCGGAAAAGTCAGTGTAGCACTGGATGCCGTGGACGAGGCGGACAGTTATTTCAGCCAATATATGCCGCGTATGATAGAAGCCGCCATCATTCCTGTCCTGATTCTGGTCATTGTTTTTACGGAGCATATGAATTCCGGCTTGATTATGCTGGTTACCGCTCCCTTTATCCCGTTATTTATGGTGCTTGTGGGTCTGAAAACGAAAAACAAATCAGAGGAGAAATTCGCACAGCTGGCCGAGTTTTCCGGTACGTTTCTCGACTCTCTTCAAGGGCTGGTTTCGCTCAAGCTGTTTGGACGGACGAATCATCAGCAGCAGGAGATTGAACGCAGCAGCCTTGGCTACCGGGATGCAACGATGGGCATTTTACGGATTGCGTTTACCAACACCTTCATGCTGGAATCCATCGTCATGCTTAGCATTGGCGTTGTCGCGCTTGAGCTGGCGCTGCAGCTGCTGGTTTTCAAGTCGCTTTCCTTCCACACCGCCTTTTTGATTCTGCTGCTGGTGCCCGAGTTTTACAGCCTGTTAAAAAACACCGGAACTGCCTTTCACAGCGGTCGTACCAGCATGGGGGCTGTCCGAAAAGTAGAGGAGATGCTTACGGAAACAAGGGAAGCAGGAGCAGTGACAGATCGGAAAGAGGAGGCCGGGAAAAAGGACAAAACACACCAGGTCGATCCGATGGATATGACGGATAAGTCTGGGACAGCCGATTTAGGTTTGATTCGGATGCCGCCGACCATCGAACTGAGGGATGTCCGGTTTCGGTATGGGACGGATTCGTTCGAGCTTGCTGCCGGCTCCATGTCGTTTGGGCCAGGGGAGCAAATCGCCATCGTCGGTAAAAGCGGATCCGGCAAAACCACTTTGCTGCATCTCATTGCAGGGCTGCTTGCGCCAACGTCGGGAGAAGTGCTGGTGAACGGACGTCCGCTTGCGCATTACGATGAGGCTTCATGGTTTGAACATGTCAGCTACATTACCCAGCATCCGTATATTTTTGCCGGCACGTTTGCCGACAATATTGCGATTGGCGCGGGCAGGGACGTCACCAGGGAAGAAGTCGTGCAGGCGGCGGAGGCCGCCGGACTTGCTGCGGTTGCAGCCGCGTTGGAGCAGGGCTATGACACCTTTGTCGGCGAAGGAGGCCGGGGATTGTCAGGCGGAGAGAAGCAAAGGCTGGCGCTGGCCCGTGCTTTTTTGAAGCGGCCTTCTGTTATATTGTTTGATGAGCCCACCGTCGGATTGGACCTGCACACCGAACGTGTTCTGCAGCGGTCCATTGCCGAGCTTGCAAGCAAGGCGACCATGATTACTGTGGCGCACCGCTTGTACACGATACGGCATGCCGACCGGATATTGTTTATGGACAACGGAGCGCTGCTGGACAGCGGGCGCCACGATGAGCTGCTAGCGCGTCTGCCCCAATATGCTGACCTGGTGGATGCGCAGCGGAAAGGGGGACTCGCATGA
- the cydC gene encoding thiol reductant ABC exporter subunit CydC — MNELAILTKAMIQERKDIAIAILGGFVAGIAGVCLFAASGYVISQTVFAPPLYTLIVLTSLVKILGLLRAASRYAERLYSHRATFSLLSRLRTSFFAKLVPLTPGILGKKRSGELLARIVGDVESLQHYFLRVAYPPVIVVMVFLATVLFTSAFSFWIACLFVLGMLATAFVVPGLVLLGQRRIHGRVRQERAALSTEVTELLYGFRDLKVYGQMKKRERQLQRTSAALAAEQQAAARHLLRGQSLHVFVTYLISWGVLILGAYLIMDGSLAGVFLAMLVMASLTVFEEAAPMATLPAYKLDSEHAAARLAETVHALDKQPPQPSGVLPIEKAVSIELSGVSFQYEDEWRPALKDITLYLPPGSKTAIVGPSGSGKTTLIELLLKLRTPTDGQIRLNDTSVMELDEASIWQASKVVLQHSHFFRGTIRDNLLLNEEHHSDQALSDILDKVQLPNKSLDDRMYEKGENLSEGEKQRLALARAMLREGRLWLLDEPTSSLDYVTEQRVFRHLLAQAANDTLVLICHRLTGLEEMDRILVMDQGRVIEAGTYSELMEQQGYFYEMKQIELQMIGEDG; from the coding sequence ATGAATGAGCTGGCTATTTTAACCAAGGCGATGATTCAGGAACGGAAGGATATTGCCATCGCCATCCTCGGAGGATTCGTTGCCGGCATTGCAGGTGTATGCCTTTTTGCCGCAAGCGGGTATGTGATCTCCCAGACTGTATTTGCTCCGCCGCTTTATACCTTGATTGTGCTGACGTCCCTGGTAAAAATACTGGGTCTGCTGCGGGCGGCAAGCCGCTACGCGGAACGCTTGTATTCCCATCGGGCGACATTCTCTCTGCTCAGCCGTTTGCGGACATCCTTTTTTGCCAAGCTGGTTCCTTTGACGCCGGGGATATTGGGTAAAAAGCGGAGCGGAGAGCTGCTCGCACGGATCGTTGGGGATGTGGAGAGTTTACAGCATTACTTTTTGCGCGTCGCCTATCCGCCTGTCATTGTTGTTATGGTGTTTCTGGCTACGGTTTTGTTTACTTCCGCCTTTTCATTCTGGATTGCTTGTTTATTTGTGCTGGGGATGCTGGCAACGGCTTTTGTGGTTCCAGGACTTGTTCTCCTTGGACAGAGAAGGATACATGGCCGCGTGCGCCAAGAACGAGCGGCGCTTTCCACAGAAGTGACCGAGCTGCTATACGGGTTCCGGGATTTGAAAGTATACGGACAAATGAAAAAGCGGGAGCGGCAGCTGCAGCGTACCTCCGCCGCATTGGCAGCGGAACAGCAAGCGGCAGCCCGGCATTTGCTGCGCGGGCAATCGCTGCATGTTTTTGTAACGTATCTGATTTCATGGGGCGTGCTGATTCTTGGCGCCTACTTAATAATGGATGGCTCGCTTGCCGGCGTATTTCTAGCCATGCTGGTCATGGCTTCGCTTACGGTGTTTGAAGAAGCTGCGCCAATGGCCACACTGCCTGCTTATAAGCTGGATAGCGAACATGCGGCAGCTCGGCTTGCGGAAACGGTTCACGCCCTAGATAAGCAGCCGCCGCAGCCAAGCGGTGTCCTGCCTATCGAGAAAGCCGTTTCCATTGAGCTGAGCGGTGTTTCCTTTCAATATGAAGATGAATGGCGCCCAGCGCTGAAAGACATAACCCTCTACTTACCACCGGGATCTAAAACGGCCATTGTCGGTCCGAGCGGATCAGGGAAAACCACCCTCATCGAATTGCTGCTCAAGCTGCGCACGCCGACAGACGGTCAGATTCGTTTAAATGATACTTCGGTTATGGAACTGGATGAAGCGAGCATTTGGCAAGCCTCAAAGGTTGTGCTGCAGCACAGTCATTTCTTTCGGGGCACCATTCGGGACAACCTGCTGCTGAACGAGGAACATCATTCCGATCAAGCGTTGTCGGATATACTGGATAAAGTGCAGCTGCCGAATAAGTCCCTGGACGATAGGATGTATGAAAAGGGGGAGAACTTATCGGAGGGAGAGAAGCAGCGCTTAGCCTTGGCCCGGGCGATGCTACGAGAAGGACGGTTATGGCTGCTGGACGAACCGACGTCTTCACTGGATTACGTTACGGAGCAGCGTGTTTTTCGGCATCTGCTGGCGCAAGCGGCTAACGATACGCTTGTTCTGATTTGCCATCGGCTGACCGGCTTGGAAGAGATGGACCGGATTCTGGTCATGGACCAAGGCAGGGTTATTGAAGCGGGCACGTATTCAGAGCTGATGGAGCAGCAGGGATATTTTTATGAAATGAAACAAATTGAGCTGCAAATGATCGGCGAAGACGGATAA
- a CDS encoding sulfite exporter TauE/SafE family protein yields MQLVDIALVMVLLGLLLGFVGAGGSGFIISILTVVFGYPIHTALGTALAAMFFSSLSGSVSHYREGNMALKTGGVVGLAGAAGAWVSSGWSSLIPEDKLGFMTSGMLFASGLALWFRMLYVSRRSKTSGDSVTPGIHDFRYWLQALLIGLITGALSGLFGIGSTPFIQLGLMLILGMSMRVAAGTTMLVIMPIALAGGAGYFSIGYLDVQLLAAVVIGTMSGSYVGAKFTKRVPVVWLKTCMVLTPMIGAAILLL; encoded by the coding sequence ATGCAGTTGGTCGATATCGCCCTCGTTATGGTGCTGCTCGGACTCCTTCTCGGTTTTGTGGGTGCAGGCGGCTCAGGTTTCATTATATCCATCCTAACCGTCGTATTCGGTTATCCCATTCATACCGCGCTGGGTACCGCACTGGCGGCGATGTTCTTCTCGTCGCTTTCCGGTTCTGTCAGCCATTACCGGGAAGGGAACATGGCACTGAAGACAGGGGGCGTCGTCGGCTTGGCCGGTGCGGCAGGGGCATGGGTCAGCTCGGGCTGGTCCTCGCTTATTCCCGAGGATAAGCTGGGCTTCATGACATCCGGTATGCTGTTCGCCTCTGGACTAGCCTTATGGTTCAGGATGCTGTACGTTTCACGTCGATCGAAGACTTCCGGGGACTCTGTGACACCCGGCATCCATGACTTCCGATACTGGCTGCAGGCACTGCTAATCGGACTCATAACCGGCGCCTTATCGGGGCTGTTCGGAATCGGCTCCACCCCGTTCATCCAGTTAGGGCTTATGCTGATTCTCGGCATGTCGATGCGTGTTGCCGCCGGCACGACCATGCTGGTCATTATGCCAATCGCACTGGCAGGAGGAGCCGGGTACTTCTCGATCGGGTACCTGGATGTTCAACTGCTCGCCGCTGTTGTGATCGGTACGATGTCCGGCTCGTATGTGGGGGCAAAGTTTACGAAGCGGGTACCCGTTGTCTGGCTGAAAACCTGCATGGTCCTCACCCCCATGATCGGTGCCGCCATTCTATTGCTGTAG
- a CDS encoding carboxylesterase/lipase family protein has protein sequence MIVQTLSGTVEGENSNGAYVFRGIPYAAPPVGKRRFKPPVPPQPWPGVRPCKPFGPIAPQKHNPQSGMPKLVQSEDCLNLNVWTPGAGDKLKPVMVYIHGGGFISGNGAECDGFRYAAEDGIVYVSINYRLGALGFLYLGDLLGKEYATSGNNGMLDIAAALQWVQLNITAFGGDPSRVTVIGNSAGAKCTAALYVMEAAQGLFQRAIAQSGATQSIRDCQTANVTTLRLLEELGLSQAQAHQLLELPAERIIEAQSTIGSNTSRSLHMFGPVSDGHVIPVDPLGSLTGSIGLPPLLIGTNEDEAAIFIQDDPVLQSPAFETLERFFGANAAVAWDAYGRYNQSMSSSDAWNKTLTEHLYTIGAMQFAEAVASSGTSVWMYRLQCGGTLGAIHGYEGSLIHAQLIRNPMSEMSSNEDPYAVAAESYALATAMREAWVAFIQSGDPNIHALPAWPVYGSGHATMVLDKISCVRDDLPVPAGIGVPHQVWRMV, from the coding sequence TTGATCGTACAGACATTATCAGGAACAGTTGAAGGCGAAAATTCAAACGGTGCGTATGTATTCCGGGGCATCCCCTATGCGGCCCCGCCAGTCGGCAAGCGCAGATTCAAGCCTCCGGTCCCTCCGCAACCCTGGCCGGGCGTGAGGCCGTGCAAGCCATTCGGACCTATCGCACCGCAGAAGCATAATCCGCAAAGCGGCATGCCGAAGCTTGTACAGTCCGAAGATTGCCTAAACTTGAATGTGTGGACACCAGGCGCAGGCGATAAGTTAAAGCCTGTCATGGTCTATATCCATGGCGGGGGATTCATATCGGGCAATGGAGCGGAGTGCGACGGATTTCGCTATGCAGCCGAGGATGGAATCGTCTACGTATCGATCAATTATCGGCTCGGCGCATTAGGTTTCTTGTATTTGGGAGACCTGCTGGGCAAAGAATATGCAACCTCCGGTAACAATGGCATGCTGGATATTGCGGCCGCCCTCCAATGGGTTCAGTTGAATATTACCGCTTTCGGCGGCGACCCGTCGCGCGTAACCGTCATCGGCAATTCTGCCGGGGCCAAATGCACGGCCGCACTTTACGTGATGGAAGCGGCACAGGGCTTATTTCAACGGGCTATAGCCCAAAGCGGCGCAACGCAGTCGATACGGGATTGCCAAACCGCCAATGTCACGACTCTCCGGCTGCTAGAAGAGCTGGGGTTATCGCAAGCGCAGGCGCATCAGCTGCTTGAACTTCCTGCGGAGAGAATCATCGAAGCGCAGTCAACGATCGGCTCCAATACCTCGCGCAGCCTGCATATGTTCGGCCCGGTATCCGATGGCCATGTTATCCCCGTTGATCCCCTGGGGAGCCTAACCGGCAGCATCGGTCTGCCGCCGCTGCTGATCGGCACGAATGAGGATGAAGCAGCCATCTTCATTCAGGATGATCCCGTGCTTCAATCACCGGCCTTCGAGACGCTTGAACGATTCTTCGGAGCGAATGCAGCTGTCGCGTGGGATGCTTATGGTCGCTATAACCAATCGATGTCATCGAGTGATGCCTGGAACAAAACGTTAACCGAGCATCTATATACGATTGGAGCGATGCAGTTCGCAGAAGCCGTGGCATCGTCCGGAACATCGGTATGGATGTATCGGCTTCAATGCGGCGGCACGCTCGGCGCGATACACGGTTATGAAGGCAGTCTCATCCATGCTCAGTTAATCCGCAATCCCATGTCCGAAATGTCCAGCAATGAGGATCCATATGCTGTAGCAGCTGAGAGTTATGCACTGGCAACCGCCATGCGGGAAGCATGGGTTGCATTTATACAAAGCGGAGATCCGAATATCCATGCGCTGCCGGCTTGGCCCGTCTATGGAAGCGGACACGCCACCATGGTTCTGGACAAGATTAGCTGCGTTCGCGATGACCTGCCGGTTCCGGCCGGGATCGGCGTTCCTCATCAGGTTTGGAGGATGGTCTGA